Proteins encoded together in one Fuerstiella sp. window:
- a CDS encoding dihydroorotase, translating to MSTTLIQNATVVQPQSISGADVLIDDERITRVAEPGSIPGADEIVNATGLHLIPGVIDDQVHFRDPGSTHKEDLSTGSQACAKGGITTFLEMPNTNPATITLEALDAKLELASTKCVVNYGFYVGATVDNVEVLQQASRTPGIKIFIGSSTGNLLVDQQEALERIFAETQLPVCAHCEDETTIRANTERIGSNPKLADHSRIRDHKAALVATKRAVDLADRHQHRFHVLHVSTAQEAEFLNTTSDLITAEACPHHLLFDIDDYERLGSLVQMNPSIKTADDCAALWDALRAGIINVIATDHAPHTLQEKSKPYPQSPSGLPAVENSLALMLNAVNQNRCTLEQVVRWMCESPAAVWNIRNKGRIQQGFDADIVLVDMQKQHTIRNEEQLTKCGWSPWNGVTLTGQPVRTWVMGQTVFANGNVNPEVRGQEALYDR from the coding sequence ATGTCCACAACTCTCATCCAAAACGCAACAGTTGTTCAGCCGCAAAGTATTTCCGGTGCTGATGTTCTTATTGACGACGAACGGATTACCCGGGTTGCTGAACCCGGCAGTATTCCCGGTGCTGATGAGATTGTGAACGCAACCGGGTTACACCTGATCCCTGGTGTCATCGACGATCAGGTTCACTTTCGTGACCCCGGATCGACCCATAAGGAAGATCTTTCTACCGGCAGTCAGGCCTGTGCAAAGGGCGGTATCACAACGTTTTTGGAGATGCCAAACACTAATCCTGCCACCATCACTCTGGAGGCACTTGACGCCAAACTTGAGCTCGCTTCCACAAAGTGTGTGGTGAACTACGGCTTCTACGTGGGAGCAACCGTTGACAACGTCGAAGTCCTTCAGCAGGCATCGCGAACTCCGGGAATTAAGATTTTTATCGGTTCCAGTACCGGTAACCTGCTGGTTGATCAACAGGAGGCCCTGGAACGAATTTTCGCGGAAACGCAACTCCCCGTTTGTGCACACTGCGAAGATGAAACGACAATCCGAGCCAACACGGAACGCATCGGCAGTAATCCGAAACTTGCCGACCACAGCCGGATCCGGGACCACAAGGCAGCACTGGTTGCCACCAAACGTGCGGTTGATCTGGCCGATCGCCATCAGCACCGTTTTCATGTGCTGCATGTCTCGACAGCTCAGGAAGCCGAATTTCTTAATACGACCAGTGATCTGATCACCGCCGAAGCATGCCCTCATCATCTGCTGTTTGATATTGACGATTACGAACGACTGGGGTCACTGGTTCAAATGAACCCGTCGATCAAGACGGCGGACGATTGTGCTGCACTGTGGGATGCGCTGCGAGCCGGGATTATCAATGTGATCGCCACTGATCATGCGCCTCACACGCTTCAAGAAAAGAGCAAACCCTATCCTCAGTCTCCGTCCGGACTGCCGGCTGTCGAAAACTCACTCGCATTGATGCTGAATGCAGTTAATCAGAATCGATGCACTCTGGAACAGGTCGTTCGCTGGATGTGTGAATCACCCGCCGCAGTCTGGAACATTCGCAACAAGGGGCGGATCCAGCAGGGATTCGACGCAGATATCGTCCTGGTGGATATGCAAAAACAGCATACGATCCGAAACGAAGAACAACTCACCAAATGTGGCTGGAGCCCCTGGAATGGAGTAACACTCACAGGCCAGCCCGTCCGAACCTGGGTGATGGGTCAGACAGTCTTCGCCAATGGCAACGTCAACCCGGAGGTCCGGGGCCAGGAAGCTCTATACGACAGATAA
- a CDS encoding UbiA family prenyltransferase, translated as MLNWLQLFRIPTVFTAMADVLCGYFLAATYDSAAGPDVLVLACLLFSSAGLYLGGMVLNDVFDAKLDAVERPERPVPSGRISLSSAAFVGTMLILAGLLASVSAWLAAGREGQSLNVACLIAAAVLLYDAVLKSTWAGPVSMAGCRFLNLSLGASTVVSDVGTATAWELPVLGVSTGLAVYIIGVTWFARNEAGNASRFGLIAGLIVAAAGVCLSAAAILPTQQDATTAWVALLQFTIIVGVTVARGVSAIRDGQSSVLQRTVGRMLLWIIVLDAVVVFASTGSVLLEVIILLLVIPAVVLRRWIPMS; from the coding sequence ATGCTGAACTGGCTGCAGTTGTTTCGAATTCCCACAGTGTTTACGGCCATGGCCGACGTATTGTGTGGATACTTTCTTGCCGCTACATACGATTCGGCAGCTGGACCCGACGTGCTGGTTCTGGCGTGTCTGCTGTTTAGCAGTGCCGGACTGTATCTCGGTGGAATGGTTCTTAATGATGTCTTTGACGCAAAACTGGATGCGGTTGAACGACCCGAGCGACCCGTCCCGAGCGGACGGATTTCTCTGTCGAGCGCGGCATTTGTCGGCACAATGCTTATCCTGGCCGGTCTGCTTGCCTCTGTGAGTGCCTGGTTGGCCGCCGGTCGGGAGGGACAGAGTCTGAATGTTGCGTGTCTGATTGCCGCTGCAGTTTTGTTGTATGATGCTGTTCTGAAATCCACCTGGGCCGGCCCCGTCAGTATGGCAGGCTGTCGATTTCTAAATCTGTCACTGGGGGCCAGTACTGTCGTGAGTGATGTCGGTACAGCGACGGCATGGGAGCTTCCGGTCCTGGGAGTATCGACAGGTTTGGCTGTATACATCATTGGTGTGACCTGGTTCGCCCGAAACGAGGCCGGCAATGCGTCGCGATTCGGGTTGATTGCGGGTCTCATCGTGGCTGCGGCAGGGGTCTGTCTGAGTGCCGCTGCGATTCTGCCGACTCAGCAGGATGCAACCACGGCATGGGTTGCTCTGCTGCAGTTCACAATCATTGTCGGAGTGACGGTTGCACGAGGCGTTTCTGCAATCCGGGACGGACAATCATCGGTGCTGCAAAGAACTGTGGGCAGGATGCTGCTTTGGATTATTGTTCTGGATGCGGTCGTGGTGTTTGCATCGACGGGCAGCGTCCTGCTCGAAGTGATCATTTTGCTGCTGGTCATACCTGCTGTTGTGCTCCGCAGATGGATACCGATGTCCTGA
- the ilvN gene encoding acetolactate synthase small subunit, producing the protein MRHVLSALVMNQPGVLAQISGMLASRAFNIDSLAVGATENAEFSRITFVVNGNEKVLDQVRKQLEKLITVVKVQDYLGEDFVERDLMLIKVSTSGKRLSEVRELTEIFRGRIVDVGAEHVLIEVSGRESKIEAFIERMRQFGILEMVRTGRVAVLREDTITQDLPPEVVPGDG; encoded by the coding sequence ATGAGACACGTGCTTTCTGCACTCGTGATGAATCAGCCTGGTGTGTTGGCTCAGATTTCCGGAATGCTGGCATCACGAGCATTCAACATCGACAGTCTGGCTGTCGGAGCGACTGAGAATGCCGAATTCTCGCGTATCACTTTCGTGGTCAACGGCAACGAAAAGGTACTCGACCAGGTTCGCAAACAGCTGGAAAAGCTAATTACAGTGGTTAAGGTCCAGGATTATCTTGGTGAGGATTTCGTTGAGCGGGATCTGATGCTGATCAAAGTGTCCACATCAGGTAAACGGCTCAGTGAAGTTCGTGAACTGACCGAAATCTTCCGCGGACGAATTGTGGATGTGGGCGCAGAACATGTGTTGATTGAGGTTTCGGGCCGGGAAAGCAAAATCGAAGCCTTCATCGAACGAATGCGACAATTTGGAATTCTCGAAATGGTGCGAACCGGTCGGGTGGCGGTGCTGCGTGAAGATACCATCACACAGGATCTGCCGCCGGAAGTCGTTCCAGGGGATGGGTAG
- a CDS encoding PQQ-binding-like beta-propeller repeat protein: MSKQFSKSCGRRYSALALVVCFVSPCFAGNWPGWRGPARNGVTDDSGVPVTWSSTENVRWKAVLPGAGISNPVVWQDRVIVTASEGKDQSELHVICFDRGTGTEQWHHRLWGTSPTLFYPRSGMASPTPVTDGEHVFAFFGTGDVFCFDMDGRLLWQRALADEYGRFQNRFAASSSPLLLEDKLILQCDHYGDSYLIALNLHSGANLWKSDRPQAWHSWSSPQIVMAKDQYELVLSGSMKLDAYDPNSGESLWTVRGLAQECIPTPVFSQGLLYAVSGPNGHHFAVRPGGRGDVTESHVEWKHNRGTSFVPSAIIIDNRYYLADDKGLARCWEIPSGKILWRKRFRGKHTASPVAADGKLFFVSEQGSTLVLDATGSDYVELARNEVDEEVLSSPAISEGCFFLRTTKHLFCIGENAQQPQQTD; the protein is encoded by the coding sequence ATGAGCAAACAATTTTCGAAATCCTGCGGCAGACGGTACTCAGCACTGGCACTTGTCGTGTGTTTTGTTTCGCCTTGTTTTGCAGGCAACTGGCCTGGGTGGCGTGGTCCTGCCCGGAATGGTGTTACGGATGATTCCGGTGTTCCCGTGACGTGGTCGTCTACTGAAAATGTTCGCTGGAAGGCAGTATTGCCGGGGGCCGGGATTTCGAATCCTGTTGTCTGGCAGGATCGGGTCATTGTCACAGCCTCGGAAGGAAAGGATCAAAGCGAATTGCACGTCATTTGCTTTGATCGAGGAACAGGAACAGAGCAGTGGCATCATCGGTTATGGGGCACCTCACCGACTTTGTTTTATCCGCGGAGCGGGATGGCAAGTCCGACGCCTGTGACCGACGGGGAGCATGTGTTCGCGTTCTTTGGTACCGGGGATGTGTTCTGTTTCGATATGGATGGCCGGCTGCTGTGGCAGCGGGCTCTGGCAGATGAATATGGTCGATTTCAAAACAGATTTGCTGCTTCAAGTTCACCACTGCTGCTGGAGGATAAACTCATTCTGCAGTGTGACCACTACGGTGATTCGTATTTGATTGCCCTGAATCTGCACTCCGGCGCCAATTTGTGGAAATCCGATCGACCGCAGGCGTGGCACTCGTGGTCGTCCCCGCAGATTGTCATGGCCAAAGATCAGTATGAGCTTGTTTTGTCGGGATCGATGAAGCTGGACGCCTATGACCCGAATTCCGGCGAGTCGTTGTGGACGGTTCGCGGACTGGCACAGGAATGCATTCCGACACCGGTTTTTAGTCAGGGTCTGTTGTATGCAGTGAGCGGACCAAACGGCCATCATTTTGCCGTGCGACCTGGTGGCCGGGGCGACGTAACGGAATCACACGTTGAGTGGAAACACAATCGAGGTACATCATTCGTTCCGTCAGCAATTATTATCGACAATCGCTATTACCTTGCAGACGACAAAGGCCTTGCCAGATGCTGGGAAATTCCATCGGGAAAGATCCTTTGGCGGAAACGCTTCCGAGGCAAGCACACTGCTTCACCGGTCGCTGCAGACGGCAAACTGTTCTTCGTCAGTGAACAGGGCAGCACTCTGGTGCTCGACGCAACCGGAAGTGACTATGTTGAACTTGCTCGTAACGAAGTTGATGAAGAAGTCCTCAGTTCACCTGCGATTTCTGAAGGCTGCTTCTTCCTTCGCACGACCAAACATCTGTTTTGCATTGGCGAAAATGCTCAGCAGCCACAGCAGACAGATTGA
- a CDS encoding permease: MLQAVWNILLELSPWLLLGAIVAGLMHLLIPTGGLKRLLRGRRGVFASVLVGIPLPLCSCSVIPVGIGLRKEGVSSGAALGFLISTPQTGVDSVLVSGSFLGWPFAVFKVCTALVTGMIGGVLTQLTDSGNDTEQVSESPKTDTHGTQSLTHRSRSAFLHSVELIRSIWRWLVVGILVSALISWLVPHDQLSGVAGTTGIVAMLLTLLISLPLYVCATASVPIAAALVDSGLPPGAAMVFLMAGPATNLATLGTVYRTFGTRTTCVYLGTMTGGSILAGLLFDSVLSVHTVSSSAGHDHANWFSIVCSILILVMIAWFAVEDLWRMVRYVPASGSLTYRITGMTCENCATGLEREIRNLAGVDGVTVRFSTEEARISGRPEPDDILQIVAQKGFTATVIPQEAEASGTR, translated from the coding sequence ATGCTGCAAGCGGTTTGGAATATTCTGCTCGAATTGAGCCCATGGTTGTTGTTGGGAGCGATTGTTGCAGGACTCATGCATCTGCTGATACCGACCGGCGGGCTCAAACGACTCCTGCGGGGCCGCCGCGGAGTTTTTGCGTCGGTCCTGGTTGGAATTCCTTTGCCACTGTGTTCCTGCAGTGTTATTCCGGTGGGGATCGGTCTGCGTAAGGAAGGTGTCAGTTCCGGGGCTGCTTTAGGTTTTCTGATCAGTACGCCTCAGACCGGAGTCGATTCGGTCCTTGTGAGCGGGTCGTTTCTCGGATGGCCGTTTGCCGTGTTTAAAGTTTGTACTGCGCTGGTTACGGGAATGATCGGCGGTGTACTGACCCAGTTGACCGACAGCGGCAATGATACAGAACAGGTCTCGGAGTCCCCGAAAACTGACACACACGGGACACAGTCACTGACGCACCGCAGCAGGAGTGCCTTTCTGCATAGTGTCGAGCTGATTCGTTCGATTTGGCGATGGCTGGTGGTCGGGATTCTGGTGTCAGCATTGATTTCATGGCTGGTTCCGCATGATCAGCTGAGTGGTGTTGCGGGTACGACCGGCATCGTAGCCATGCTGTTGACGCTGCTGATTTCGTTGCCACTGTATGTTTGTGCCACCGCTTCTGTACCGATTGCTGCTGCACTGGTGGACAGTGGTTTGCCGCCGGGGGCAGCAATGGTGTTTCTGATGGCAGGACCTGCCACGAATCTGGCAACACTGGGAACTGTGTATCGGACCTTCGGCACCAGGACCACATGCGTGTATCTGGGCACTATGACGGGTGGAAGCATTCTGGCTGGTTTGTTGTTTGATTCCGTGCTGTCGGTGCACACGGTCAGCAGTTCAGCCGGCCACGATCACGCCAATTGGTTTTCTATCGTTTGTTCGATTCTCATTCTTGTGATGATCGCCTGGTTCGCAGTTGAGGACCTGTGGCGGATGGTTCGGTATGTACCCGCATCAGGCAGCTTAACCTATCGAATCACAGGGATGACCTGTGAAAATTGTGCGACGGGACTTGAGCGAGAGATCAGGAATCTTGCCGGCGTTGACGGTGTGACGGTAAGGTTTTCCACGGAAGAAGCACGAATCAGTGGCAGACCCGAACCCGACGATATACTACAAATCGTCGCCCAAAAAGGCTTTACAGCAACAGTAATCCCGCAGGAGGCCGAAGCGTCTGGCACACGCTGA
- the ilvC gene encoding ketol-acid reductoisomerase, which translates to MAAKVYYDDDADLSLLKDKTIAILGYGSQGHAQAQNLRDSGCNVVVGQRPGSANFDLAVSHGFEPMSAADASAAGDLVNILLPDEVQGDIYKNDIKPNLQPGNILMCSHGFNIHFGQVVPPEGVDAALVAPKGPGHLVRAEYERGGGVPSLIALSDGASESTRQLSLAYSKGIGGTRGGVIETTFAEETETDLFGEQVVLCGGVSELVKAGFDTLVEAGYQPEMAYFECMHELKLIVDLFYQGGLNYMRYSVSNTAEYGDYSSGKRIVTEETRAEMKKILAEIQSGTFARNWLLENKAGQPEFFATRRRERMHEVEDVGRQLRRMMSWIDSKEV; encoded by the coding sequence ATGGCTGCAAAAGTTTACTACGACGACGACGCTGATCTGAGTCTGCTCAAAGATAAGACAATCGCAATCCTGGGCTACGGCAGCCAGGGACATGCTCAGGCTCAGAACCTTCGGGACAGTGGCTGTAATGTTGTTGTTGGTCAACGCCCAGGCAGTGCGAATTTTGATCTGGCCGTGAGTCATGGCTTTGAGCCCATGTCTGCTGCGGATGCTTCCGCCGCCGGTGATCTGGTGAATATTCTTCTGCCTGATGAAGTTCAGGGGGACATCTACAAAAATGATATAAAGCCGAACCTGCAGCCGGGTAACATTCTGATGTGCAGTCACGGTTTCAATATTCATTTTGGTCAGGTGGTACCACCTGAAGGCGTTGACGCCGCCCTGGTCGCTCCCAAGGGGCCTGGGCACCTTGTTCGTGCCGAATATGAACGAGGTGGCGGTGTTCCCAGTCTTATCGCTCTCAGCGACGGTGCTTCTGAGTCCACCCGCCAGTTATCCCTGGCCTATTCCAAAGGAATTGGTGGTACTCGTGGAGGTGTCATCGAAACAACATTTGCTGAAGAAACCGAGACCGATCTTTTCGGCGAGCAGGTGGTTCTGTGCGGCGGTGTGAGCGAGCTGGTGAAAGCCGGATTCGACACACTGGTGGAGGCCGGTTACCAGCCCGAAATGGCTTACTTTGAATGCATGCACGAACTCAAACTGATTGTCGACCTGTTTTATCAGGGCGGACTCAACTACATGCGGTACAGTGTTTCGAACACCGCTGAATATGGCGACTATTCCAGTGGTAAACGAATTGTCACTGAGGAAACACGTGCGGAGATGAAGAAAATTCTGGCGGAAATTCAGTCAGGCACGTTTGCTCGCAACTGGCTGCTGGAAAACAAAGCCGGCCAGCCGGAATTCTTTGCTACACGTCGTCGGGAACGAATGCACGAAGTGGAAGATGTTGGACGACAGTTGCGCCGTATGATGAGCTGGATTGATTCCAAGGAAGTCTGA
- the xseA gene encoding exodeoxyribonuclease VII large subunit, whose protein sequence is MSDLPIVSVTELVSAYKEVVETALPPCCVEAEVSNCRKSPAGHWYLTLKDDGAEIRGVIWRSTASRLKFEPKDGLQVLATGGLQVYVARGNCQFIINRLTPQGFGELELAFRQLKEKLAADGLFDEGRKRTLPEFPRRIALITSPAGAAVRDMIQVILRRWPAAQIVILPVPVQGPGAADQIASALNGVKRIPDVDVVITGRGGGSLEDLWAFNEEVVARAIANCFVPVVSAVGHETDVSIADLVADRRALTPSEAGELVVPSQNEIRQQISQLAQRLDRSVSGRLERHRLQLAAIRARSVFRKPMTLIDDRRHRLNELTERAQRAIELRIERCHQQLAATAASLDALSPLKVLARGYSLTTDIDGHLISSIDDLHDGQLLNTRVAGGQIVSAVQSVSSGDLTD, encoded by the coding sequence GTGAGCGACCTGCCAATTGTCAGTGTGACAGAACTGGTTTCTGCCTATAAAGAAGTTGTGGAAACAGCACTCCCGCCGTGCTGTGTCGAAGCGGAAGTCTCAAATTGCCGAAAGTCACCCGCCGGACACTGGTACCTGACGCTCAAGGACGACGGTGCCGAAATTCGCGGCGTCATTTGGCGAAGCACCGCTTCACGCTTGAAGTTTGAACCCAAAGACGGACTCCAGGTTTTGGCCACCGGAGGTCTGCAGGTTTACGTCGCCCGAGGAAACTGTCAGTTCATTATCAATCGTCTGACCCCCCAGGGATTCGGAGAACTCGAACTGGCGTTCCGGCAGCTCAAAGAAAAACTGGCAGCAGACGGTCTGTTTGACGAAGGACGTAAGCGAACATTACCAGAATTTCCGCGACGAATCGCGCTAATCACCAGCCCTGCCGGTGCAGCCGTGCGAGACATGATTCAGGTCATTCTGCGCCGCTGGCCTGCTGCGCAGATTGTGATCCTGCCGGTGCCCGTGCAGGGCCCCGGTGCCGCAGATCAAATTGCGAGTGCACTGAATGGTGTCAAACGTATTCCCGACGTGGATGTGGTCATTACAGGTCGAGGCGGGGGGAGTCTGGAGGACCTGTGGGCATTCAACGAAGAAGTCGTCGCTCGAGCGATCGCCAATTGTTTTGTTCCGGTTGTTTCTGCTGTCGGACATGAAACGGACGTCTCGATAGCCGATCTGGTCGCCGACCGCAGGGCGCTGACACCGAGCGAAGCAGGGGAACTGGTCGTACCGTCGCAGAACGAAATACGGCAACAGATTTCTCAGCTGGCACAGCGTTTGGATCGCAGTGTTTCAGGGCGCCTTGAACGGCACCGCCTTCAGTTGGCAGCAATCCGGGCTCGATCTGTTTTCCGAAAGCCTATGACACTGATTGACGATCGTCGTCACCGTCTCAATGAACTCACAGAACGCGCTCAGAGGGCAATTGAGCTGCGTATTGAGCGATGTCATCAGCAACTTGCAGCAACTGCAGCATCACTGGATGCCCTTAGCCCTCTCAAGGTGCTTGCACGCGGCTATTCACTGACAACCGACATCGACGGTCACCTGATCAGCTCAATCGACGACCTGCATGACGGACAGCTGCTGAACACACGTGTTGCCGGCGGACAGATTGTCTCTGCAGTCCAGTCAGTGAGTTCCGGTGACCTGACAGATTAA
- a CDS encoding sulfatase — protein MVLKSLLALFLAAVTFGLPSYGKDRKPNILLLMSDDLNTSLSGFGHPQCKTPHLDELAKRGVRFENMHCQYPVCGASRASLMTGLYPYTNGMLGNRGNLRNNIPDVVTLSQLFRNNGYHAGRVSKIFHMRIPFEILEGTADHDDPLSWDETVNIQALEQNAPGIRTEWSPKDTGSQTFTGVEASTGDLEHADGMAADAAIAFLKRNRNRPFFLGCGFVRPHVPLVAPSAYFELYDRDAMIAPAVPDGDLDDVPKVIREYKANSRYGVTPELHRGLLEAYYASVSYMDAQVGRVLKALDELGLRENTIVVFSSDHGYLLGHHNKFQKQHLFEEATRVPFILSVPWLTNAHGQATEHITELIDVYPTMAELAGLTPPAGLHGHSLTALLRNPAANTWTKDVAFTISRRGGESIRTREWRYTHWGFGSKGQELFNRKNDPGEFTNLANDPDYTTQRNRLRKWLNAKRREAGYDPERYK, from the coding sequence GTGGTACTGAAGTCCCTGCTCGCTCTGTTCCTTGCTGCGGTCACATTTGGCCTGCCATCGTACGGCAAAGATCGCAAACCCAATATTCTGCTGCTGATGTCAGATGATTTGAATACGTCGCTGAGTGGTTTCGGACATCCCCAGTGCAAAACGCCTCACCTCGATGAACTCGCCAAAAGGGGGGTCCGCTTCGAAAACATGCATTGCCAGTATCCGGTCTGCGGAGCCTCTCGTGCTTCGCTGATGACCGGACTGTACCCCTATACCAACGGGATGCTTGGTAATCGTGGTAACCTTCGAAACAACATCCCGGACGTCGTGACTCTGTCTCAGCTCTTCCGTAACAACGGCTACCACGCCGGCCGCGTCAGCAAGATATTCCACATGCGTATTCCTTTCGAGATCCTCGAAGGGACGGCAGATCATGACGACCCGTTATCCTGGGACGAAACGGTCAACATTCAGGCGCTGGAACAGAATGCACCAGGCATTCGAACAGAATGGTCTCCCAAAGACACAGGGTCTCAAACCTTCACCGGAGTGGAAGCATCAACCGGCGATCTCGAGCACGCCGACGGGATGGCAGCAGATGCAGCTATTGCATTCCTGAAGCGCAATCGGAATCGACCTTTCTTTCTCGGATGCGGCTTTGTGCGTCCGCACGTTCCACTGGTTGCTCCTTCAGCATATTTCGAACTTTATGATCGCGATGCCATGATTGCTCCCGCTGTTCCCGACGGAGACCTGGATGACGTCCCGAAAGTGATTCGCGAGTACAAAGCTAACTCCCGTTATGGTGTCACCCCGGAACTGCACAGGGGCCTGCTGGAAGCCTACTATGCGAGTGTGTCATACATGGACGCTCAGGTCGGACGCGTGCTGAAAGCCCTTGATGAACTCGGGCTGCGCGAGAACACCATTGTAGTTTTCTCCAGCGATCACGGTTATCTGCTGGGGCATCACAACAAGTTTCAAAAGCAACACCTGTTCGAGGAAGCTACCCGGGTGCCGTTTATTCTGAGTGTGCCCTGGCTGACGAACGCTCATGGTCAGGCAACCGAACACATCACGGAATTGATCGATGTCTATCCAACCATGGCCGAACTCGCGGGACTGACCCCGCCCGCCGGTCTCCACGGTCATAGTTTGACAGCATTGCTCCGTAATCCTGCAGCAAATACGTGGACCAAGGATGTTGCATTCACCATCAGTCGCAGGGGAGGGGAATCGATTCGGACGCGAGAATGGCGATACACCCACTGGGGATTCGGAAGCAAGGGCCAGGAATTATTCAACAGAAAGAATGATCCCGGAGAGTTCACGAATCTCGCCAATGATCCGGATTACACCACCCAGCGAAATCGGCTCAGGAAATGGCTGAACGCCAAGCGTCGCGAGGCCGGGTACGACCCCGAACGCTACAAGTAG
- the trpS gene encoding tryptophan--tRNA ligase: MKVLSGIQPTGLPHWGNYFGAIQQYIALQGNEQSFYFIADLHALTTIRDSATLVQNTTDAALDLLALGLDPEQATLFRQSDVPEVTELTWLLLTITQMHLLEKCVSYKDKKERGIAADAGLFTYPVLMASDILIYDSEVVPVGADQIQHLEVTRDIARRFNSLYGETFVLPKPEVLDSSARVPGTDGEKMSKSYNNTIPIFETPKRLKKLINRIPTDSTPVEDPKNPDNCSVFDLYRLFASPEEQSNLADRYRQGGMGYGDAKGLLYKSAMDYFGPAFERRDDLKKRPDDVKDILKSGAATARARAREVTDRAKHACGLSSLL, from the coding sequence ATGAAAGTTCTTTCCGGCATTCAGCCAACGGGATTACCTCACTGGGGCAATTACTTTGGAGCAATCCAGCAGTACATCGCGCTACAGGGAAATGAGCAGTCGTTCTACTTCATCGCCGATCTGCATGCACTCACAACAATTCGGGATTCCGCCACCCTGGTTCAAAACACGACTGATGCCGCCCTAGATCTGCTGGCGCTGGGTCTTGATCCGGAACAGGCAACACTTTTCCGCCAGTCGGATGTACCCGAAGTCACCGAATTGACGTGGTTGTTACTGACGATTACCCAGATGCATCTGCTGGAAAAATGCGTGTCCTATAAGGACAAGAAGGAACGAGGAATCGCAGCAGACGCAGGACTGTTCACCTATCCTGTGTTAATGGCGTCAGACATACTGATCTACGACAGCGAAGTTGTACCTGTAGGTGCCGACCAAATCCAGCATCTCGAAGTCACCCGTGATATTGCTAGACGTTTCAACTCTCTCTACGGAGAAACGTTCGTCCTGCCAAAACCTGAGGTACTTGATTCTTCCGCGCGGGTCCCCGGAACAGACGGCGAAAAGATGTCGAAAAGTTACAACAACACAATTCCGATCTTCGAAACTCCCAAACGGCTGAAGAAGCTGATCAATCGTATTCCAACCGACTCCACTCCTGTTGAAGATCCCAAGAATCCGGACAACTGCTCTGTTTTTGATCTGTATCGGCTGTTCGCGTCCCCCGAAGAACAATCCAACCTCGCTGACCGTTACCGGCAGGGTGGCATGGGATACGGAGACGCCAAAGGGCTGCTATACAAGTCAGCGATGGATTATTTCGGTCCGGCATTTGAACGCCGTGACGATCTGAAAAAACGGCCCGACGATGTGAAAGATATTCTGAAGTCGGGTGCTGCGACCGCCCGGGCCAGAGCCCGGGAAGTCACCGACCGCGCCAAACACGCCTGCGGGTTGAGTTCCCTCCTGTAG